The region GGCTTCCAGGTCGATCCGCCGGCCCTCGACCCGCTCCACCTCCTGGAGGGCGTAGGCGAGGGCCGACTGCATGCGCACGCCGAGCACGTCGAGCTTGAGCAGGCCCGCGTCCTCGACGTCGTCCTTGTCGAACTGCGACATCGGGAACTCCAGCAGGCTGCGCTCGACCGGGGTGCGGTCGCGCAGCGTGGAGTTGCCGATCAGCACGCCGCAGGGGTGCAACGCGATGTGCCGGGGCAGCCCGTCGAGCCGCTCGGCCAGCCGGAACACGGCCTGGAGCGACCGGTCGTTCAGCCCGCTGTCCCGCAACTCGGGCAGGTCGGACAGCGCGGCCCTGATCTGCCTGGCCCGCACCTGCGGGAACGCCTTGGCGATGACGTCGATCTCGTGCGGCGGCAGGCCCATGGCCGCTCCGACGTCCCTGATCGCGCTGCGGGCGCGGTAGGTCTCCATCATCGACACGCAGGCCACCCGGTCCTCGCCGTACCGGCCGAGGATCGCGCGATAGCAGTCGAGGCGGCGGGCGGACTCCACGTCGAGGTCGATGTCGGGCAGGCCCGGACGGCCCTCGGACAGGAAGCGCTCCATCAGCAGGCCGTGTTCGAGCGGGTTCACCTCGCCGACGCCGATCAGGTAGTTGACCAGGCTGCCGGCTCCCGATCCGCGGATCGCGCACCGCACGCCCATCGCCCGGATCATGTCGGTGATGCCGACGACAGCGGTGAAATATCCCGACAGCCGCTTCCGCTCGATGATCCCCAGCTCGGCCGCCAGGCGGTCGCGGGCCTCCGCCGAGCGGTCCAGGCCCCGCCGGGCCAGCCCCTCCTCGCACCGGCGGCGCAGAAGGGGGACCGGGTCCTCGCCGACCTCCGGCAGGTGCAGCCGGGGCCGTTCGGGTTCGAGCATGGGCACGATCTCGACGGGGTCGAGCACGCACCGCTCGGCCACCCGGCGGGTCTCGGCCAGCAGCCGCCCGGCCCGGCCGGGGTCGCCGCCGCAGATCCGCGCGGCCACCCGCGCCATCTCCGCGCCGTCCTTCAGGTACGCGTGGGCCGTGGGGTCGTCGAGGTGCCGCCCGTCGAGGGGCACGAGCTTGCGCGCCGCGTCGAGCACGTTGCCCACCTGGTGGTCGGCGGCGTCCAGGTAGCGGACCGCGTTGGTCAGCACGACCGGCACGCCCATCGAGTCGGCCAGCCCGATCATGCGGGCGGCGACGTTCGCGTCGCGGTAGCCGTACAGGTCGGAGACCTCGACGACCAGATCGGGGAGCACCGCGCGCCAGGCGGCCAGCAGGGCGCGGGCCTGGTCGTCGCGCCGCTCGGCCACCGCGCGCCCGAAGCCGGAGCGGGGCCCGAGCAGCACGGTCAGGCGCGGCCCGCCGTCCGGGCCGGTCGCGTGCTCGGCGATCATCCCCGGCGTGACGTACGGCTCGCCGCGCTCCCCCGCCGCGTGCGCGGCGGTGACGAGACGGCACAGCGCGGCCCAGCCGTCGGCGCGCGCGAGCACGACGACCCGCGCCGGCTCGCCCGGCGTCCTCCGTACGGCACGCCGGCCCGGCGCCGGCGGGTCCGCGCCGAGAGCGAGGTCCACTCCGGCGACCGGGCGGACGCCCCGCTCGTGGCACGCCCTGACGTGCTTGATCGCGCCGTAGAGGCCGTCGCGGTCGGTCAGCGCCAGCGTGTCCGCGCCCTGCTCGGCGGCCCGCCGGACGAGGGCGCCGGGGAACGCGGTGCCGTACCGCAGCGAGAAGGCCGACGCCACGTGCAGGTGAGCGAAGGGCGGCCCCTGGAGCGTTCCCATCGACTCCAGGCCCACTGTTTCGAGGCCCACCGTTTCGAGGCCCACCGTTTCGAGGCCCATCGATTCCGGACCCATCAGTCCCAGGCCCTCAGGAGGAGCCAGCCGTCGCTCGCGGTGTCGAAGCGCAGCTCATAGGTCCCCACCTCCCTGCCGGCCGCCGCCCCCACCCGCCAGAAGCGCCGCTCCCCGGGATCGGCGTCCGAGGTCTTCCACCATTCCCGGGCGACCACCCAGTGATCCTGGATCTCACGGACGGTGTAGAGCCGGTCACGCCAGACGAACTGCACAGGCTGCCCGTCCCGCACCCACACCTCGATCGGATCGCCGTAAAGTCTGCTCAAGACTCCTTCTCCCTGTGGCTTCGTGGCCACCCGGGGGAAGACGGGCGGATGATTCGGGCAGAATCGCCGCTACTTCGAACATACGTTCACAGGGGGCCGAACGCAAGTCGGCGCGGCGCCTTCCGGCCGTCCGTTTCGGGAGGCGTTCGCCACACCCACGTTCCACGCCCGAGCAGCGGTCACCGGCCCGTCATCCGGCCGTCCAGATCCCGCTCCCCCGGTACGGCGGCTCCTCACGCTCGGTGCCGTCCGCCGCCACCGCCCAGACGCGCGCCGTCCCCGGCTCCCTGACGACGGACGCCACCCGGGTGTGCCCGAGCGGACCCGCCGGAAACGTCCCGTGCGTCCATTTGCCGCCCGACAGGTGACCGACCGCCGTGTTCCACTCGTTCTTCGCGTAGAACAGCCAGAGCCCGCCCCGGCCGTCGGCCTCCAGCCGCAGGCGGGGGTCGAGCCCGGGCTCGGGCGGCAGGCTGTAGCTCCACCGTCCGTTCTCCCGCCGAAGAAGCAGCGTGCGGCCGCAGAAGGTGACGTCCTCCTCCTCGGTGCTGCAGACCCACGCGACCCAGCCGGCGGCCGCCACCCGGCCCGACTCGTCCACCGCGAGGTCCACGAGCTCGGAGAGCTGGTTCCGGTGCAGCGCGGGAACCGCGGGGAGCGGGACAGTGCTCCAGGACCAGCCGTTCCACCGGGCGACGGCCGCCCGGCCACGGCTCGAACCGGCCACCCAGACCTCGCCGCCGGGCAGGCCGTCCACGTCTTTCGCGACCAGCGGCGGCCGTGCCGTACGCCAGGCGGCGCCGTCCCAGTGCCGCAGATCGGCCCGGGAGCTCCAGGGCTCCTCGGCTCCCCCGGCTCCGTCCAGGAAGTTGGCGTTCAGGATCGCCCAGACGTCGCCGGGGGCCGCCGCGTGCACCCGCTCCGGCTCCCCACCCGGGCCGGGTGCCGTTGTCCACCTCCGCCCGTTCCAACGCGCGGCGGTCCGGTCCCCGAACAGCCACACGTCGCGGTCGGAGGCGGCGGCGACGGCACGCGGCTCGTCCACCGGTGGAGCCGCGACCACCCGCCACCGCCCGCCGTCCCCGCGCAGCAGCAGCGGCGCACTCGTCTCGGGCCCGCACGCGCGGGGCACCCGGGTCCCGGCCGCCCACACGGTCTTCTCGCGGGTGACGGCCAGGCCCGTGAGACGGTCGCGGTAGTCGTAGTACACGCCCCGCCACTCTCCGCCTTCCGCGCCGCCCGGCCGAGGTGTCGGCGAACCCGCCAGGCAGGAGGGCGACGGGCGCTCCTCCGCGGCGGGTTCGCCACCCATGGCGTCGGCCTCGTTCCAGGTCTCGAGATCGCGGGGCAGAGTCGACCCGCACGCCGCCAGCGTCATCGCGGCCAGCGCCGCCGTCACGCCCCGAATCCACGTCCGCACACCCGTAGGACGCCCCCATCCGGCATCCGGTTCTGCCAAAGCCGCGTTAGGATACGACTGTATCCATTCAGAGGGGACGAGGTGCACGATGCGTACACCCGACCGGCCGTCGGCCTTCACCGGCGACTCCGCGCGTGACAGGTACCACGCCGTCTATGACCGGGTGCTCGGCGAGCTGTGGCCGGTGCCGGTGGACGCCGTCGACATCGAGACCCGCGCCGGCCGTGTGCGGATCCTCCGGGCTGGGCCCGCGACGGGGGATCCCGTGGTCCTCCTGGCCGGCGCCGGCGGGAACGCACTGGCCTGGTACCGCTACATCGAGCCGCTGGCGCGCACGCGCCCGATCCTCGCCGTCGACCCGCTCGGCGAACCCGGCCGCTCGGTCCAGACGCGGCCGCTCGCGACCGGCGCCGAGGTCGGCGGCTGGGTCACCGACGTCCTGGCCGCGGCCGGAGCCGAGCGCGCGCATGTGGTGGGTTCCTCGTACGGCGGCTGGACCGCGGTGGAACAGCAGCGCGGCGGGGGCGGCCGGGTTGCGGCGCTGACACTGGTGGACCCGGGCGGCTTCGCGCCGTTGCCCGGGCGGTTCATCCGGTGGGCCCTCGCCGGGGCCGTCGCCTCCGTCCTTCCTCGTACGTCGCGCCACCGCATGGCCGGCGTGGTGGACAACGGGGTGCTGCGCGAAGATGGGCTGGTGGAGCTGATGCGGGCCGGCTGATCCTTCCGCCGGCGTGTGCCCGTCCCGCCCGCCTACACCGACGAGCAGATACGCGAGGTGTCCGTACCCGTGCAGGTGCTGCTGGGCGCCCGCAGCGCGCTGCTCGACGCGGAGGCGGTGGCCGCGCGGCTGGCCGGCGTCGCGCCGTCCTGGCGGGTCGAGATCGTGCCCGGCACCGGGCACGCGCTGCCCGCCGAGGCGCCGGACCTGGTCGTCGAGCGGATCCTCGCCTTCCCCGGCCATGTCCGGGCCGAGAACGCGACGCCGAAGCACGGCACGGACGGGGGCTAGGAAAACGGCATGCCGAAACAGGTGGACCACGACGAGCGGCGGCGGCGGTTGACCGAGGCCCTGCTGCGCATCGCCGGCACCCGCGGCCTGCAGGCCGTGTCGATGCGTGAGATCGCCGCCGAGGCCGGTGTCTCGCTGCGCGTCGTCCAGTACTACTTCACGAACAAGCAGGCCCTGCTCGACTCCGGCCTCGCCGAGCTGGGCGCCCGCATGGACCGCCGGGTCCGGCAGCGGGCCGCGGCCACCACGGGCGGGCCGTCCACGCGAGATCTCTTCGCCGCCGTGCTCGGCGCGATCCTTCCCTCCGACGAGCAGAGCCGGCTGGACTCCCTGGCCTGGACCGCCTACTACACCGCCGCCCTCACCGACCCGGCCCTCGCCGCGACCGGGCTCACGCTGCCCAACGCGCTGGAAGACTTCCTCACCACCCGGCTCACCACCGCGCAGCAGGCCGGGGACATCACCCCTGACCGCGACCCGCGCACGGAGGTCGCCGCCCTTCTGGCGCTCGCCAACGGCCTGACCTCCAGCGTCCTCAGCCGACAACGCAGCCACGAGGACGCCGCCGCGATCGTCGACTACCACCTCGACCGCCTCTTCGGACCGGCAGCCGCCCTGCCTCACCGGTGAGTCTGGGTTCCTCTGGACATGACGTACTTGCGCACGCCCGGGTCGTGCGGGTGGACTTCGTACGCGCCCGTGCGCTCGAATCCGAGCCGCCGGTACACCCGTTCGGCGGAATCGTTGCCGCCGACGACCCACAGCTCCACCTGGGAGCGTCCCGTCTCCCGGGCCCAGGCGACCACTTCCAGCGCGAGGCGCTCGGCGATCCGGCCGCCTCTGGCCTCGGGACGCACCCACATGCCGAAGAGCTCCACGACCCCGGTCCGGTCGGCCGAGGTCCGGCCCGCGGCGACACCGACCGGCACGTCGGCGTCGAACGCGGCTACCTTGACACCGTCCTCGGTCCACGTGCGCCACCGCGCCTCGTCGTAGGCCCGTTCCTCTTCGGGGTCCCCGTGGAAGATGGCGGGCGCGTCGGCGAGTGCCGCCAGCCGGAGACGACGCCAGGTACGCCAGTCCTCGCCGCCGAGACGGCGTACGACAACCGCATTCATCCGTCCTCCCACTGCGGGCGCGTACTTCTCACGCCTGGCGATCAGGCCGATGACCATGGCCGAGCCGTACGCGAAGAACGGCCAGCCGGACGGCCGGCCCGGCCCCGGCCCGTCAGCGACGATCGTCACTCCCGCCACGATCACGGCCGCGGCGAGGACCCAGCCCATGACAAGCCCCGCCGAACGGGTGCGCCGCCACATCAGCAGGAAGGCCAAGACCACGGCGTTGACGATCCCCGGCCAGGACAGCAGGACGTAATCCCAGCCGTAGGCGTAGTCCCACCCGTAGGTGGGGTCATCCGGTGGCTGACCGGCGGGCGCGTCCTTCAACAGCCTCAGCAGGACAGCCGCAAGAGACAGGGGAAAGGCCATCAC is a window of Microbispora sp. NBC_01189 DNA encoding:
- a CDS encoding DNA polymerase III subunit alpha, coding for MGTLQGPPFAHLHVASAFSLRYGTAFPGALVRRAAEQGADTLALTDRDGLYGAIKHVRACHERGVRPVAGVDLALGADPPAPGRRAVRRTPGEPARVVVLARADGWAALCRLVTAAHAAGERGEPYVTPGMIAEHATGPDGGPRLTVLLGPRSGFGRAVAERRDDQARALLAAWRAVLPDLVVEVSDLYGYRDANVAARMIGLADSMGVPVVLTNAVRYLDAADHQVGNVLDAARKLVPLDGRHLDDPTAHAYLKDGAEMARVAARICGGDPGRAGRLLAETRRVAERCVLDPVEIVPMLEPERPRLHLPEVGEDPVPLLRRRCEEGLARRGLDRSAEARDRLAAELGIIERKRLSGYFTAVVGITDMIRAMGVRCAIRGSGAGSLVNYLIGVGEVNPLEHGLLMERFLSEGRPGLPDIDLDVESARRLDCYRAILGRYGEDRVACVSMMETYRARSAIRDVGAAMGLPPHEIDVIAKAFPQVRARQIRAALSDLPELRDSGLNDRSLQAVFRLAERLDGLPRHIALHPCGVLIGNSTLRDRTPVERSLLEFPMSQFDKDDVEDAGLLKLDVLGVRMQSALAYALQEVERVEGRRIDLEAVPRDDRDTYDMIRLSRTIGCFQIESPGQRELVAKLEPRTMHDLIVDISLFRPGPVNSDMVTPYLETRHGFREARYPHESLREALRETNGVVVFHEQVMKVIDVMTGAGLAEADRARRALGTPEGREAVQAWFVPLAREKGYAPDVVEQAWRVLDAFGGFGFCKAHAAAFALPTYQSAWLKRHHTAAFLAGVLTHDPGMYPSRVILDEARRCGVDVLPLDVSHSGKTWLVERTEPVRDGVGGFGSGFGSGFGGGFGGGYGGGFGGGFGLRVPFSAVRGVSEAEVDRMVAGRPYTSLADFWERARPSRPVAERIVEVGGFDALHGLRPGEPRWRPGRLTRRDLIAQVGALDRGATGAAGQLPMGFTERVAPGELPEMTEAEAVEAELSILGMDVSHHVMDFYHDLLDALGVTRAADLLRQRNGAEILVAGVKVATQTPAVRSGQRVIFTTLDDSTGPIDLTFFESVQAHTAATVFGSWLLAARGVVRRTGIRAVSLRAVRCWNLADLDHVWRTRGLDAVRAVLGEVPVPGAGVGGRPVEYGNGFRVSPYSDNGAPPAAREGRLPGPPGEPQRRLWHASSGSSGTPPGR
- a CDS encoding DUF6504 family protein: MSRLYGDPIEVWVRDGQPVQFVWRDRLYTVREIQDHWVVAREWWKTSDADPGERRFWRVGAAAGREVGTYELRFDTASDGWLLLRAWD
- a CDS encoding alpha/beta fold hydrolase, producing MRTPDRPSAFTGDSARDRYHAVYDRVLGELWPVPVDAVDIETRAGRVRILRAGPATGDPVVLLAGAGGNALAWYRYIEPLARTRPILAVDPLGEPGRSVQTRPLATGAEVGGWVTDVLAAAGAERAHVVGSSYGGWTAVEQQRGGGGRVAALTLVDPGGFAPLPGRFIRWALAGAVASVLPRTSRHRMAGVVDNGVLREDGLVELMRAG
- a CDS encoding alpha/beta hydrolase, whose translation is MPVPPAYTDEQIREVSVPVQVLLGARSALLDAEAVAARLAGVAPSWRVEIVPGTGHALPAEAPDLVVERILAFPGHVRAENATPKHGTDGG
- a CDS encoding TetR/AcrR family transcriptional regulator; amino-acid sequence: MPKQVDHDERRRRLTEALLRIAGTRGLQAVSMREIAAEAGVSLRVVQYYFTNKQALLDSGLAELGARMDRRVRQRAAATTGGPSTRDLFAAVLGAILPSDEQSRLDSLAWTAYYTAALTDPALAATGLTLPNALEDFLTTRLTTAQQAGDITPDRDPRTEVAALLALANGLTSSVLSRQRSHEDAAAIVDYHLDRLFGPAAALPHR
- a CDS encoding GNAT family N-acetyltransferase, whose product is MIAIIARVRGVGIPLIACSYAAAVITLVWLTDDSLGGAFYGVLVMRVMAFPLSLAAVLLRLLKDAPAGQPPDDPTYGWDYAYGWDYVLLSWPGIVNAVVLAFLLMWRRTRSAGLVMGWVLAAAVIVAGVTIVADGPGPGRPSGWPFFAYGSAMVIGLIARREKYAPAVGGRMNAVVVRRLGGEDWRTWRRLRLAALADAPAIFHGDPEEERAYDEARWRTWTEDGVKVAAFDADVPVGVAAGRTSADRTGVVELFGMWVRPEARGGRIAERLALEVVAWARETGRSQVELWVVGGNDSAERVYRRLGFERTGAYEVHPHDPGVRKYVMSRGTQTHR